The proteins below come from a single Kitasatospora sp. NBC_01266 genomic window:
- a CDS encoding helix-turn-helix domain-containing protein, which translates to MTAAHRDPGTETFLTAEGSVFTAQDLSRALPLYRLTTLQYDVWHTVLGEMTDGGYVTLTLDDIAERLGSSKSNISPALSRLAELGLLWRVSNGLHRVNPRIAFKGSQEEWAEALDTVPADVPEVVLPSYRRRPPRNNRSGLAATG; encoded by the coding sequence ATGACCGCCGCCCACCGGGACCCGGGCACGGAGACTTTCCTGACGGCAGAGGGCAGCGTGTTCACCGCACAGGATCTCTCCCGGGCCCTGCCGCTGTACCGGCTCACCACCCTGCAGTACGACGTGTGGCACACCGTGCTGGGTGAGATGACCGACGGCGGCTACGTCACCCTCACCCTCGATGACATCGCGGAGCGGCTCGGCTCCAGCAAGAGCAATATCTCGCCGGCCCTCAGCCGCCTGGCCGAGCTCGGCCTGCTGTGGCGGGTCTCCAACGGGCTGCACCGGGTCAACCCGCGGATCGCCTTCAAGGGCTCCCAGGAGGAGTGGGCCGAGGCCCTGGACACGGTGCCGGCCGACGTCCCCGAGGTCGTCCTGCCCAGCTATCGCAGGCGCCCGCCCCGCAACAACAGGTCCGGTCTGGCCGCCACCGGCTGA
- a CDS encoding DUF6879 family protein gives MPEAPSIEDLMTVCKYSAVHLEMRDGYMRDDQRFVAWQAGTLDLSSANEAERPWLALIAATTARGVVVRRARIVSEPISDYVRFEHDLTPANVASGEMVRWLPRRQATGLAVPGNDFWLFDSAVLLLNHFDGDGNFIDHELISEPEIIKLCATAFEAVWDRSIPHEEYRPA, from the coding sequence GTGCCCGAGGCCCCCTCGATCGAGGACCTCATGACAGTCTGCAAGTACTCGGCCGTGCACCTGGAGATGCGCGACGGCTACATGCGAGATGACCAGCGGTTCGTCGCATGGCAAGCTGGAACGCTCGACCTCAGCTCGGCCAATGAGGCCGAGCGCCCCTGGCTCGCGTTGATCGCGGCCACCACAGCGCGCGGTGTCGTTGTGCGACGAGCCCGGATCGTCTCCGAACCCATCAGCGACTACGTCCGCTTCGAGCACGACCTCACGCCGGCCAACGTGGCATCGGGCGAGATGGTGCGCTGGCTGCCGCGCCGACAGGCGACCGGCCTCGCTGTGCCCGGCAACGACTTCTGGCTCTTCGACAGCGCGGTGCTGCTGCTCAACCACTTCGATGGGGACGGCAACTTCATCGACCACGAGCTAATCAGCGAGCCCGAGATCATCAAGCTGTGTGCAACAGCCTTCGAGGCCGTCTGGGACCGCTCCATCCCACACGAGGAGTATCGACCGGCCTGA
- a CDS encoding NUDIX hydrolase — MPRRDYENDTNAPKPNSLVPAASVVVVGEDGRVLLQRRTDNGMWALPGGKMELGESLAECGIRETLEETGVHIEVTGIVGTYTNPGHVFAYDDGEVRQEFSICLLGRPVGGELRVSVESTEVAWFTPAEADGLPMLASIRKRLSDWRSGRIPAVR; from the coding sequence ATGCCGAGGCGTGACTACGAGAACGATACGAACGCCCCGAAGCCCAACTCGCTCGTACCGGCCGCCTCGGTGGTGGTGGTCGGTGAGGACGGCCGGGTGCTGCTGCAGCGGCGTACCGACAACGGGATGTGGGCACTCCCCGGCGGGAAGATGGAGCTGGGGGAGTCCCTGGCCGAGTGCGGGATCCGGGAGACGCTGGAGGAGACCGGCGTCCACATCGAGGTGACCGGGATCGTCGGCACCTACACCAACCCCGGGCACGTGTTCGCCTACGACGACGGTGAGGTGCGGCAGGAGTTCTCGATCTGCCTACTGGGCCGGCCGGTTGGCGGGGAGCTGCGGGTGTCGGTGGAGTCGACCGAGGTCGCGTGGTTCACCCCTGCGGAGGCGGACGGCCTGCCGATGCTGGCGAGCATCCGCAAGCGCCTGAGTGACTGGAGAAGCGGCCGGATCCCGGCCGTTCGTTGA